One Niabella beijingensis DNA window includes the following coding sequences:
- a CDS encoding glycoside hydrolase family 38 C-terminal domain-containing protein produces MVVLAGLLAVQKISAQTSYFADGYHGGIYGHYPLWVTKFIADNTDREKDWRLNLEIEPDTWDTVALKDPENYERIKKIINTPSQNGIAEYVNPTYAQSYLFNSSIESTIRQFQYGMEKLRLHFPLITFTTYSSEEPCFTSALPQILKSLGIKYAVLKNPNTCWGGYVKAYGGQSLYWTGPDGSSILTVPRYGSEALVENSAWQTTAWNHSLEFINAARKQGITHPVGMCLQDAGWRNGPWLNHHKSPSTHYTTWRNYFNRIAQQPTTEYWRLSQEDIRVSLVWGAQVVQRIAQQVRAAENKVTAAEKQAALATLYNQVPYPQKELDNAWKNILLAQHHDCWIVPYNRMNGITWADHVKEWTGHAGAVAQEILQQSVTKKASGNTLPDFNSLTIYNPTSFNRDEVVSYSLPDPPKDAFIIESDGKKIPHQLVKNDSVCTLLFRAAVPALGSRVYSLAAAKKETVPSKGAFIRLTPDGDYCMETDLYRLIVDAKKGNIKQLTAKQLNDKNFITESETRFNTLRGFFFNENKFVSSLEEKPVVTLLENGPVQIRLRIEGTINNNRFTQIVQLQQGEKKIDLRLYIDYTKRTGIGDDYGQYGGYKAEGKQKAFYNDTSKLLVRFPLNLEHQKLYKDAPLDVTESRLSGTFYNRWDEIKNNIIFNWVDITDTISNYGMALLSDHVTSYSHGPGFPLSLTVQYAGIGLWGRNYTVNGPTEIRYALLPHRGNWQHAQLNRETAVWNAPLIVHSGHKTGAAPPFVKQLDPGLEITALYYKGTDLYVRITNTGSRKRDHQVRLNCHADQLHFVELNNEITDSVKPDPAAPVSFNCTIPLFGFKTIRLTGARP; encoded by the coding sequence ATGGTTGTTTTAGCGGGTTTACTAGCCGTACAAAAGATCAGCGCCCAAACCAGTTATTTTGCGGACGGCTACCACGGAGGCATTTACGGTCATTACCCGCTCTGGGTCACCAAATTTATTGCAGACAATACAGACCGGGAGAAAGACTGGAGACTAAACCTGGAGATAGAGCCGGATACCTGGGATACAGTGGCATTAAAAGATCCGGAAAACTACGAACGCATAAAAAAAATAATCAATACCCCCTCGCAAAATGGCATCGCCGAATATGTAAACCCCACCTATGCGCAGAGTTATCTCTTTAACAGCTCCATTGAAAGCACGATCCGGCAATTTCAATATGGGATGGAAAAATTACGGCTGCACTTCCCCCTGATAACATTTACCACCTATTCTTCAGAAGAGCCCTGCTTCACCTCTGCCCTTCCCCAGATCCTGAAGTCGCTGGGCATCAAATACGCGGTGCTGAAAAATCCCAATACCTGCTGGGGTGGTTATGTAAAAGCTTATGGTGGACAATCACTGTACTGGACAGGACCGGATGGCTCCTCCATTCTTACCGTTCCGAGATACGGCTCAGAAGCGCTGGTGGAGAATTCGGCCTGGCAGACAACCGCCTGGAACCATTCCCTGGAATTCATCAACGCTGCCCGCAAACAGGGCATCACACACCCCGTGGGTATGTGCCTTCAGGACGCCGGATGGAGGAACGGCCCCTGGCTCAATCATCACAAATCCCCATCCACACACTATACCACCTGGCGCAATTATTTTAACCGAATAGCGCAACAACCTACCACAGAATACTGGCGTCTGAGCCAGGAAGACATCCGGGTAAGCCTGGTCTGGGGTGCACAGGTAGTACAGCGCATTGCACAACAGGTGCGTGCTGCCGAAAATAAAGTAACCGCAGCCGAAAAACAGGCAGCATTGGCCACCTTATACAACCAGGTACCCTACCCGCAAAAGGAATTGGACAACGCCTGGAAAAATATACTGCTGGCACAGCATCATGATTGCTGGATCGTTCCCTATAACCGGATGAACGGTATAACCTGGGCTGACCATGTAAAAGAATGGACCGGCCATGCAGGTGCTGTCGCCCAGGAGATCCTGCAACAATCGGTAACAAAAAAGGCATCGGGAAACACCCTCCCCGACTTCAATAGCCTGACCATTTATAATCCCACATCGTTTAACAGGGACGAAGTTGTTTCTTACTCGCTTCCTGATCCGCCTAAAGACGCTTTTATCATTGAAAGCGATGGAAAAAAGATCCCACACCAGCTCGTAAAAAATGATTCTGTCTGTACGCTCCTGTTCAGGGCCGCCGTTCCTGCATTGGGCAGCCGCGTTTATTCCCTTGCAGCTGCAAAAAAAGAAACCGTGCCTTCCAAAGGTGCATTCATCCGCCTTACACCGGATGGCGATTATTGTATGGAAACGGATCTGTACCGCCTGATCGTGGATGCAAAAAAGGGAAATATAAAGCAATTGACCGCAAAGCAGCTGAATGATAAAAACTTTATAACGGAAAGCGAAACCCGTTTTAATACCTTGCGGGGATTTTTCTTCAATGAAAATAAATTCGTCAGCAGCCTTGAGGAAAAGCCGGTAGTGACCCTGCTCGAAAACGGTCCCGTACAGATCCGGCTCCGGATCGAAGGAACCATTAACAACAACCGGTTTACCCAGATCGTGCAATTGCAGCAGGGTGAAAAAAAAATCGACCTGAGATTATATATCGACTACACAAAAAGAACGGGTATCGGGGATGATTACGGGCAGTACGGGGGGTATAAAGCCGAGGGAAAACAGAAGGCTTTTTACAACGACACCAGCAAACTGCTGGTGCGCTTTCCATTAAACCTGGAGCATCAGAAATTATACAAAGATGCACCGCTGGACGTTACAGAAAGCCGGCTATCCGGGACCTTTTATAACCGGTGGGATGAAATAAAAAACAATATCATTTTTAACTGGGTCGATATCACCGACACGATCAGCAATTATGGGATGGCATTACTCTCCGACCATGTGACCAGCTATTCCCACGGGCCCGGGTTTCCATTGTCGCTGACCGTGCAATATGCCGGTATTGGTTTATGGGGGAGAAATTATACGGTGAACGGGCCTACTGAAATACGGTATGCTTTATTGCCACACCGGGGCAACTGGCAGCATGCGCAGCTAAACAGGGAAACAGCAGTATGGAATGCGCCCCTGATCGTTCATAGCGGCCATAAGACCGGTGCAGCGCCTCCGTTCGTTAAACAGCTGGATCCGGGGCTCGAAATAACGGCATTGTATTATAAAGGTACCGACCTGTATGTAAGAATCACGAATACCGGTTCCCGGAAGCGCGATCACCAGGTCCGGCTGAACTGTCATGCAGACCAGTTGCATTTTGTTGAGCTAAATAACGAGATTACCGATTCAGTCAAACCCGACCCGGCAGCACCCGTCTCTTTTAATTGTACAATACCTTTGTTTGGATTTAAAACGATCCGGCTGACGGGGGCAAGGCCATAA